From Schizosaccharomyces pombe strain 972h- genome assembly, chromosome: II, the proteins below share one genomic window:
- the psy2 gene encoding serine/threonine protein phosphatase PP4 regulatory subunit 3 Psy2: MDSTKEEEDLNNNIDEISDGENEEEELDEAIAAALQKIEVPSIPRRVKVYEMEDENWVDCGTGYCDGKIEGPLAYFIVRSEADNETILLKTQLIAEDIYSRQEETLIVWQELNGTDLALSFQESSGCIDMWMFLANVQKAISSVTRSYSNDDILTDEGALNENYLNTVDLPAPELANLKEIEEAVYGYMQSIQSRDSLVRYVSNENYIDRLIELFPLCEDLENTDDLHRLCSIIKSFVQLNDAPLLESLFSNDEKLMCVAGILEYDPEFPNIKANHREYLMDSKKFKQVVPIQDPRILAKIHQTFKLQYLRDVVVSRIVDEPSFSVLNSFIFFNQADIIQYLQTNEKFLHELFSIYVNEGEDDQRKQDGIFFIQQVCNIAKGLQFQSCSALFATFVKFNLLKALDYAMSHENNSVRNAGSDILVSIIDHEPAIVWQKFDQDRKDASSSLSNAHVSQHSLLSNLINILHKESNPGVLAQISEAFKMLLSLPGSYAYNNPYRNADGNVRNKTDNIIGINFIENFYDNSFNMLAAPLLELENVSSLDVKKLDMYMHLCELFCYFFRIHDYWSRRFDTYKTLTSKVALLLYSDRKYVVLSALRFIRSCLAARQSEMSLIMLETDTYGKVLDLMLKVKDQTNLVNSAALEFFEFLRSEGSEDTLDYLNKNYRPQLESLNNLSTFSELLNIIDGLSSDSRSPKTVGTHESNSYEFDGASNNNQRVGDDVSKDWEIQQDFSIENDTELSEKVGQRTVLDSIAPAELNIEDSCEQPKQPILEDRYFLESAVYDTSAESSGINVSNTRYSKRKSDFQVDDQQADDESPKKRLSIDSSSAQNGYAS, translated from the exons ATGGATTCTACGAAGGAAGAGgaagatttaaataataatattgatgaaatttcagatggagaaaatgaagaagaggaattAGACGAAGCAATTGCAGCTGCATTGCAGAAGATCGAAGTGCCATCGATTCCCAGACGTGTAAAAGTGTACGAAATGGAAGATGAAAACTGGGTAGACTGTGGCACCGGTTATTGCGATGGAAAAATAGAGGGACCGTTGGCTTATTTCATTGTGCGTTCAGAAGCTGATAATGAAACCATCCTTTTGAAAACACAATTGATTGCGGAAGATATATACAGCCGTCAAGAAGAAACTCTCATAGTCTGGCAAGAATTGAATGGTACTGATCTTGCTTTAAGCTTTCAAGAATCTAGCGGTTGTATAGACATGTGGATGTTTTTAGCAAATGTTCAAAAGGCAATATCATCGGTAACTAGAAGTTACTCCAACGATGATATATTGACGGATGAGGGGGCGCTTAATGAAAACTACCTAAACACGGTCGATCTTCCAGCCCCAGAGCTTgctaatttaaaagaaattgaagaagcaGTATATGGATATATGCAGTCTATTCAATCAAGAGATAGTTTGGTTCGTTATGtttcaaatgaaaattatattGATAGACTTATTGAACTTTTTCCTCTGTGTGAGGATCTAGAGAATACAGATGACCTTCATCGATTGTGTTCcataataaaaagctttg TGCAATTGAACGACGCCCCTTTACTCGAATCGTTGTTCTCTAATGATGAAAAGCTAATGTGTGTAGCTGGTATTCTCGAATACGATCCGGAATTCCCCAATATCAAAGCGAACCATCGGGAATATTTAATGGATTCCAAAAAGTTTAAGCAGGTGGTTCCCATTCAGGATCCACGGATTCTTGCAAAAATTCACCAGACATTTAAGCTTCAGTATCTAAGGGATGTTGTCGTTTCAAGGATTGTTGACGAACCCTCCTTTTCGGTGCTAAATTCATTTATCTTCTTTAACCAGGCTGATATTATTCAATACCttcaaacaaatgaaaaatttttacatgAACTGTTTAGCATTTATGTGAATGAAGGCGAGGATGATCAACGCAAGCAAGACGGTATATTCTTTATTCAGCAGGTTTGCAACATCGCTAAAGGGCTACAATTCCAGTCCTGCTCTGCATTATTTGCTACTTTCGTTAAATTTAATCTTCTGAAAGCTTTGGATTATGCAATGTCACATGAGAACAATTCCGTTCGAAATGCTGGTTCCGATATTTTGGTGTCTATTATTGATCATGAACCTGCCATCGTTTGGCAAAAGTTTGATCAAGATCGCAAGGAcgcttcttcttcattgaGCAATGCTCACGTTTCCCAACATTCGTTGCTTTCCAATTTAATTAACATTTTGCATAAAGAATCAAATCCTGGAGTACTTGCTCAAATTTCTGAAGCTTTTAAAATGCTACTAAGTTTACCTGGTAGCTATGCATACAATAATCCTTACAGAAATGCTGATGGAAATGTTCGAAATAAAACCGATAACATTATtggaattaattttattgaaaatttttatgataACTCTTTTAATATGCTTGCTGCTCCTTTATTGGAGCTGGAAAATGTATCGAGTTTAGATGTTAAAAAGCTTGATATGTATATGCATTTGTGTGagcttttttgttatttttttcgtatACACGATTATTGGTCTCGTCGTTTTGATACATATAAAACCCTTACATCAAAAGTGGCTCTATTACTATACAGCGATAGAAAATATGTTGTTTTGAGCGCCCTTAGATTTATTCGCTCTTGTTTGGCCGCTCGTCAGTCAGAAATGTCCTTGATCATGTTAGAAACTGACACATACGGAAAAGTTCTGGACTTGATGTTAAAGGTCAAAGACCAAACTAATTTAGTCAACTCAGCTGCTTTAgagttttttgaatttttaagatCCGAGGGATCTGAAGATACACTGGATTATCTCAATAAAAACTATCGACCACAGCTGGAATCTTTAAATAATCTCAGTACTTTTTCTGAgcttttaaatataatagatgGCTTAAGCTCTGACTCAAGAAGCCCTAAAACTGTTGGGACTCATGAATCAAATAGTTATGAATTTGACGGTGCCTCCAATAATAACCAACGTGTTGGAGACGACGTATCCAAAGATTGGGAAATACAGCAAGATTTTTCTATTGAAAACGATACTGAATTATCAGAAAAAGTTGGACAACGTACTGTTCTTGATTCTATAGCCCCTGCTGAGCTAAATATTGAAGACAGTTGCGAGCAGCCAAAGCAACCTATATTAGAGGATCGTTATTTCCTTGAGTCTGCAGTTTATGATACCTCTGCAGAATCTTCAGGTATTAATGTTTCAAACACCCGTTATTCTAAAAGGAAATCGGATTTCCAAGTTGATGATCAGCAAGCTGATGATGAATCACCAAAAAAGAGACTCTCTATCGATTCAAGTTCTGCCCAGAATGGCTACGCTTCCTAG
- the mim1 gene encoding MIM complex subunit Mim1 codes for MEKNTVTVPKTLFSQVIHIFKYAAINLGLPFLNGVMLGFGEIFAHAFIHSLGWAPGHTRIYSIQRHQYIQA; via the coding sequence ATGGAGAAAAATACAGTTACAGTTCCAAAAACCTTGTTTTCACAAGTTATTCATATTTTCAAGTATGCGGCAATTAATTTGGGCCTTCCTTTCTTGAATGGAGTTATGTTGGGATTCGGGGAGATCTTTGCTCATGCATTTATCCACTCTCTTGGTTGGGCTCCAGGTCATACTAGGATTTATTCTATTCAAAGACATCAGTATATTCAAGCCTAA
- the tim16 gene encoding TIM23 translocase complex subunit Tim16, with protein sequence MSLPRAVGRFIIVGSQVMSKAFVQAYKQMIANAAQQSTGQAAASKSSTAVRRGEMTIQEAGSILNIKPESLEEGELEKRFQKMFEINDPKKGGSFYLQSKVFRAHEKLKSELDQKIQEQSPAKPTSSP encoded by the exons atgtcgCTTCCAAGGGCTGTCGGTCGATTTATAATTGTTGGTTCGCAAG TAATGAGCAAAGCTTTTGTACAAGCTTATAAGCAAATGATTGCTAATGCAGCTCAACAAAGTACTGGTCAAGCTGCTGCTTCCAAATCATCAACTGCTGTTCGTCGAGGTGAAATGACTATTCAAGAAGCTGGTAGCATTTTAAACATTAAGCCAGAATCATTAGAAGAAGGAGAGTTAGAAAAAcgatttcaaaaaatgtttgaGATTAATGATCCTAAAAAAGGAGGATCTTTTTACCTCCAGAGCAAAGTGTTCCGAGCTCatgaaaaattgaaaagtgAACTGgatcaaaaaatacaagaaCAATCCCCAGCGAAACCAACCAGTTCACCTTAA
- the pmp3 gene encoding plasma membrane proteolipid Pmp3: MALTGSDIFKVIFAIILPPLGVFLERGCGADVIINILLCCLGYVPGIIHALYIILKY; this comes from the exons atggcTTTGACTGGCAGTGATATTTTCAAG GTAATTTTCGCCATTATTCTCCCTCCCTTGGGCGTTTTCTTGGAACGTGGCTGTGGTGCTGACGTTATTATCAACATTCTTCTTTGTTGTCTTGGTTACGTTCCCGGTATTATTCACGCTCTCTATATCATCTTAAAATACTAA
- the erg1 gene encoding squalene monooxygenase Erg1, whose amino-acid sequence MATQDADIIIIGAGITGCALGAALGRQGRKVLVLERDMSEPDRIVGELLQPGGIEALEKIGIADAVEGIDGQWTSGYQIFYGDSNVSVPYPSKPNGGAYQGIGFHYGRFVMNLRKALTSTPNVTVTEATVNELLRDETGEVITGVVTSSKKSESPVEYKAPLTIVCDGCFSKFRKAFIDHPIQVTDHFLGLILTNPDYIAPGRGHVILSKVAPMVLYPISSTEARILINYPGKNLPPMETLKKYVLESCVPNMPEKLRPSLKAAVYNDRLRSMPNQFLPPTVNRTKGMILVGDSNNMRHPLTGGGMTVCFHDAYLLSRFISPSAVPDLLDYERILNQMNKFHWKRKGYSFVINVLSIALYKLFTPKNRYMKALESGCIDYFKRGGNCVEGPIRLLGGLDHSPSHLIGHFYAVCLYGIYQYVLSGPALLMPVRIIESLLIFLQASLVIIPYILSEMSS is encoded by the coding sequence ATGGCAACTCAAGACGctgatattattattattggTGCCGGTATCACCGGCTGTGCTTTGGGCGCCGCTTTGGGCCGCCAAGGCAGAAAAGTGTTGGTTTTGGAACGTGATATGTCTGAACCCGATAGAATTGTTGGTGAATTGCTTCAACCAGGTGGTATTGAAGCCTTAGAGAAGATCGGCATCGCCGATGCTGTCGAAGGCATTGACGGTCAATGGACTTCTGGCTATCAAATCTTTTATGGCGATTCAAACGTTTCCGTTCCTTACCCCAGCAAGCCCAATGGCGGTGCATACCAAGGAATTGGTTTCCATTATGGTCGCTTTGTCATGAACCTTCGTAAAGCACTTACAAGCACCCCCAACGTCACTGTAACCGAGGCCACCGTCAATGAACTTTTACGCGATGAAACTGGTGAGGTGATTACCGGTGTTGTTACCAGTTCTAAAAAGTCCGAGTCCCCTGTCGAGTACAAGGCTCCCTTGACCATTGTTTGTGATGGTtgcttttccaaatttagAAAGGCTTTCATCGATCACCCTATCCAAGTCACCGATCACTTCTTGGGCTTGATTTTGACCAATCCCGATTACATCGCTCCTGGTCGTGGTCATGTAATTTTAAGCAAGGTTGCTCCTATGGTCCTTTACCCAATTTCCTCTACTGAAGCTCGTATCTTAATCAACTACCCTGGTAAGAATTTACCCCCCATGGAGactcttaaaaaatacgtTTTAGAATCATGCGTCCCAAACATGCCCGAAAAGCTTCGCCCTTCCCTCAAGGCCGCTGTTTATAACGATCGTCTTAGGTCCATGCCTAACCAATTTTTACCCCCCACTGTCAACCGTACCAAAGGTATGATCCTCGTTGGCGATTCAAACAATATGCGCCATCCCCTTACCGGCGGTGGTATGACTGTTTGCTTTCACGATGCCTATCTTCTTTCCCGATTCATTTCCCCTTCCGCTGTTCCCGATCTTCTAGACTACGAGCGCATTTTAAACCAAATGAACAAATTCCATTGGAAGCGTAAGGGTTACAGTTTTGTAATCAACGTTCTTTCCATTGCTTTGTACAAATTGTTTACCCCTAAAAATCGCTATATGAAGGCTCTTGAATCGGGCTGTATCGATTACTTCAAGCGTGGAGGTAATTGTGTTGAAGGTCCCATTCGTTTATTAGGCGGTTTAGACCATAGCCCTTCTCATCTTATCGGCCACTTCTATGCCGTCTGTCTCTATGGTATTTACCAATATGTCTTGTCTGGTCCTGCTTTGCTTATGCCCGTCCGTATCATCGAATCcttattgattttcttaCAAGCTTCGCTAGTAATTATCCCTTATATCCTTAGCGAAATGTCATCCTAA
- the num1 gene encoding dynein-anchoring factor Num1, giving the protein MEKKQDNEVELYSIDLKNRNESAKIKLAYAKALEESILCETRKIEQEIKDQVVQKENKTYFNNKFDNRYKLRDLEKNLAEEEVRITEMLTIQRQDIAIERRKNTNCFSESSQVDQYSVTETNLQYATNIGLNLLQQLRYLRLQLSEKEDLHKKLSVDNAHLIKQLDLLSSNMKTLMKEKTKVQGQRDLLEQRLQGLMKKLTEVESLTVSLNDEKNKLTLELTNLRICLHELQLNAEKGETIDESEDSKNTLVTEDENDDSVFLESSSDKYFDSSSFDAEQEEKHDFPIDPFLSLESNVQTSVSQSSAVLKSINLAKQELVSVNHLVADDTKTPSPNLSSEIIENTKADIKKSIRSLNKAVSPENSIDIEDETDRDDEFICFLLSYQQLQKALKSNLGLFQLSCLYPLSLNHLIQSFFQSLTSQISIKDIDSKNKQVIKLFKPTKSSDRQEIFELAQFEPRQKFPIDTNSSKCDMSASTEMHLKDTEKFANFKLKENILNHSSIYERDVSYLPALNKGGRENYLNNRVSSYRLVKPILNSYGNHVLNRIQHDILENHFCCLKNVKDFVCGANTISMQWNLQKNMEFISSVFSLIKNEVNDTSANSVILRTDALSNVATTRLKRKLTSAIIDCSIPRRRLRHYSNPEIAEFKNFRLSTDISHSNVRNSKKLCSNGSMNCMRQGKAVFPRKIPYQEHDWEQWEKIAQSSMFKNRSIASRQSLETSDVTLDINMSSRHSNGTSSMLFKDFTKHNNWEASTYPSAPKNTRTYPTAEVEKTRHDSSQSARQLKARSTATTISISLSTVSDVFTLPRNNLKSKTNTKKCRDNLNLSGLSSSTCNANSVNKLMKHVMMGNEMMKYPRSESFKMFKKSHWRYFWINPHCEMLCWSKTNPFIEKGRKNQVKSVKIKGMTIIKAPDALKNANLHNEVIVMQTTDKPIVLKAKSKKIHNIWVQAIKQINHKAIFDTKPGI; this is encoded by the coding sequence ATGgagaaaaaacaagataACGAGGTGGAATTATattcaattgatttaaaaaatagaaatgaaaGTGCAAAAATAAAGCTTGCTTATGCGAAAGCGTTAGAGGAAAGCATTCTTTGTGAAACACGAAAAATCGAACAAGAAATTAAAGACCAAGTGGttcaaaaggaaaataaaacatattttaataacaaaTTTGATAATCGATATAAATTACGCGacttggaaaaaaatttagcgGAGGAGGAGGTGAGAATTACGGAGATGCTTACTATTCAACGTCAAGACATTGCAATTGAAAGAAGGAAGAACACAAATTGCTTCAGTGAGTCTTCTCAAGTAGATCAATATTCAGTTACTGAAACCAATCTACAATATGCTACTAACATTGGCTTAAACCTTCTGCAACAGTTGCGGTATTTAAGGCTGCAACTGTCagagaaagaagatttGCATAAAAAGTTGTCAGTGGATAATGCCCATTTAATCAAGCAACTTGATCTACTTTCTTCAAACATGAAAACACTTATGAAAGAGAAGACTAAGGTGCAAGGACAAAGGGATTTGCTTGAACAAAGACTACAAggattaatgaaaaaattgacaGAAGTAGAGTCTTTGACCGTTTCACTTAACGATGAGAAGAACAAACTGACATTGgaattaacaaatttaagAATTTGCCTTCACGAGCTTCAACTGAATGCCGAAAAAGGCGAAACTATAGATGAAAGTGAAGATTCTAAAAATACTTTGGTAACTGAGGATGAAAACGACGATTCTGTATTTTTGGAGTCTTCCTCGGATAAGTATTTTGATAGTTCATCTTTTGATGCGGAGCAAGAAGAGAAACACGATTTTCCAATAGATCCTTTTTTGTCGTTGGAATCCAATGTACAAACTTCGGTATCTCAATCATCGGCCGTTCTCAAATCCATCAATTTAGCAAAACAGGAGTTAGTGAGTGTAAATCATTTGGTAGCTGACGATACTAAAACACCGTCTCCAAATTTATCATCggaaataattgaaaacacAAAAGCTGACATAAAGAAATCAATCAGGTCTCTGAACAAGGCAGTATCACCAGAAAACTCTATAGACATCGAAGATGAAACCGACAGAGATGATGAGTTTATTTGCTTCCTTTTGTCTTATCAGCAACTACAAAAGGCGCTGAAAAGTAACTTGGGCCTTTTTCAGCTTTCTTGCTTGTACCCACTTTCTCTGAATCATCTTATTCAGTCATTCTTTCAATCTCTCACCTCtcaaatttcaataaaagatattgactcaaaaaataaacaagtcattaaacttttcaaacCGACTAAAAGCTCAGATCGCcaggaaatttttgaattggCTCAATTTGAACCTCGCCAAAAATTTCCTATAGATACgaattcttcaaaatgcGACATGTCTGCAAGTACTGAGATGCATTTGAAAGATACTGAAAAATTTGCTAATTTCAaactaaaagaaaacattttaaatcattctTCTATTTACGAACGTGATGTTTCTTACCTGCCTGCATTAAACAAAGGTGGACgtgaaaattatttaaacaatCGCGTCTCCTCTTATAGGCTTGTTAAAcctattttaaattcctATGGAAATCATGTATTAAACCGTATACAACATGATATTCTGGAGAATCACTTCTGTTGTCTAAAAAATGTCAAAGACTTTGTATGTGGTGCAAATACAATCTCCATGCAGTGGAATCTGCAAAAGAATATGGAATTTATCAGCTCTGTTTTTTccttaataaaaaatgaagtaaaTGACACATCAGCTAATAGTGTCATTCTAAGGACCGATGCGCTTTCAAATGTTGCTACCACGAggttgaaaagaaaattaacTAGCGCTATTATTGACTGCTCGATTCCTCGTCGGAGGTTGCGCCACTATAGTAATCCAGAAATAGCTGAATTTAAGAATTTTAGATTATCTACGGATATTTCCCACAGTAATGTTAGGAATTCGAAAAAGCTATGTTCCAATGGATCTATGAATTGTATGAGGCAAGGCAAGGCAGTTTTTCCTCGAAAGATCCCATATCAAGAGCATGACTGGGAACAATGGGAAAAAATTGCTCAATCCTCGATGTTTAAGAATCGTTCAATTGCTTCACGTCAATCATTGGAAACTTCTGATGTTACTTTGGACATTAATATGTCTTCAAGACATTCAAACGGAACTTCCTCAATGCTTTTCAAAGACTTTACAAAACATAATAATTGGGAGGCGTCAACTTATCCGTCTGCACCTAAGAATACTCGTACTTATCCAACAGctgaagttgaaaaaactcGGCATGATTCCTCGCAATCAGCACGTCAATTGAAAGCAAGAAGTACGGCTACGACGATTTCTATTTCCTTGTCGACGGTGTCAGACGTATTCACCTTACCTCGCAATAATctcaaaagcaaaacaaataCGAAAAAATGCAGAGATAATTTGAATCTATCAGGTTTATCTTCTTCAACTTGTAATGCAAATTCTGTGAACAAATTGATGAAACATGTCATGATGGGAAACGAAATGATGAAGTACCCGAGAAGTGAGAGtttcaaaatgtttaaaaagaGTCATTGGCGCTATTTTTGGATTAACCCGCATTGTGAAATGCTGTGCTGGTCTAAAACAAATccatttattgaaaaaggaaggaaaaatCAAGTCAAGTCTGTGAAAATTAAGGGAATGACTATTATAAAAGCCCCAGATGCCTTAAAGAACGCCAATTTACATAATGAAGTTATTGTGATGCAGACAACTGATAAGCCCATCGTCTTAAAAGCGAAAAGCAAGAAAATTCACAATATCTGGGTTCAAGCtatcaaacaaataaatcatAAGGCTATCTTTGATACTAAGCCCGGCATTTAA